A single genomic interval of Deinococcus misasensis DSM 22328 harbors:
- a CDS encoding ABC transporter ATP-binding protein, whose protein sequence is MDIEANNLHKAYPRKVAVQDISFSVGSGEVFGFLGPNGAGKTTTIKMLLGLTTPTRGSARLLGQSIQSLQVKRQVGFLPELFRFHDWLSGKELLRWHGRLCGMTQSELDKRIPEVLDQVGLSQHGDRKVKGYSKGMQQRVGLAQAILHKPQIVFLDEPTSALDPLGRRQVRNIIYQLQQEGTTVFLNSHLLSEVELTCDRVCIVQNGKVLRTGPLQDLLKGTLEVEVQSSGLTDPIKQEFSQFAEVLAFSESAAKLRVSQEQEVARIAEILFKHQRPIYALSPQKRTLEELYVSLMEATQ, encoded by the coding sequence ATGGACATCGAAGCCAATAACCTGCACAAGGCTTATCCCCGAAAAGTGGCAGTACAGGACATCAGTTTCTCAGTGGGCTCGGGAGAGGTGTTTGGCTTTCTCGGTCCCAACGGTGCAGGCAAAACCACCACCATCAAAATGCTGCTCGGCCTGACCACCCCCACCAGAGGCAGCGCCAGACTGCTGGGACAGAGCATCCAGAGCCTGCAAGTGAAACGTCAGGTCGGATTTTTACCAGAGCTGTTTCGTTTTCATGATTGGCTGTCGGGCAAAGAACTCCTGAGGTGGCATGGTCGGCTGTGTGGCATGACCCAGAGTGAGCTGGACAAAAGGATTCCTGAGGTGCTGGATCAGGTGGGCCTTTCCCAACACGGAGACCGCAAGGTGAAAGGCTATTCCAAAGGCATGCAGCAACGGGTGGGGCTGGCACAGGCGATTTTGCACAAACCCCAGATTGTCTTTCTGGATGAACCCACCTCTGCTCTGGACCCTCTGGGCCGCAGGCAAGTGAGGAACATCATTTACCAGTTGCAACAGGAGGGAACCACTGTGTTTCTGAATTCCCACCTGCTCTCGGAAGTTGAGTTGACCTGTGACCGGGTGTGCATTGTGCAAAACGGCAAGGTGCTTCGCACGGGTCCTTTGCAAGACCTCCTGAAAGGCACCCTTGAAGTGGAGGTCCAGAGTTCCGGACTGACCGACCCCATCAAACAGGAGTTCTCCCAGTTTGCCGAAGTGCTGGCTTTCAGCGAAAGTGCTGCCAAACTCCGGGTTTCTCAGGAACAGGAAGTGGCCCGAATTGCTGAAATTCTTTTCAAACACCAGAGGCCCATTTATGCCCTCAGCCCCCAGAAACGCACCCTTGAAGAACTGTATGTGTCCCTGATGGAGGCCACACAATGA
- a CDS encoding ABC transporter permease subunit translates to MNSILKISGFTLQEAFAKKLILALLLLTVVFLGLYFYGANALHNNLMERAQELGRERLRRSDEIYSSLTIMGLYIVNFLGSLVGIMLGVSTLSGEVESGLLMTILIKPIRRAQLVLGKWLGLSVVSLVYLTLLSLGVIYGTQMITGYIPENYWTTVLLMNLGTWILLTSTVLCSAIFPVLTSGVVMFMVYALSWTGGLVGNLGKLTDTPLMVTIGNYAHYIFPSDAMWRFASYYLQTPTMRMFREDRGGNPLIGNDPIQSGDLVWGFVYLALMLGLAVAVFQKRDL, encoded by the coding sequence ATGAACAGCATCCTGAAAATCTCTGGCTTCACCTTGCAAGAAGCTTTTGCCAAAAAGCTGATTCTGGCTTTGCTGCTGCTCACCGTGGTTTTTCTGGGATTGTACTTTTATGGGGCCAATGCCCTGCACAACAACCTGATGGAAAGGGCCCAAGAATTGGGCCGGGAGCGCTTACGGAGATCTGATGAAATCTACTCCAGTTTGACCATCATGGGCCTGTACATCGTGAACTTTCTGGGCAGTCTGGTGGGCATCATGCTGGGGGTTTCCACCCTGTCCGGTGAGGTGGAAAGTGGCCTCCTGATGACCATCCTGATCAAACCCATCCGGCGTGCCCAGTTGGTGCTGGGCAAGTGGCTGGGCCTGAGTGTGGTCAGTCTGGTGTACCTGACCCTGCTCTCTTTAGGGGTGATTTATGGCACCCAGATGATCACTGGCTACATCCCCGAGAACTACTGGACCACCGTTCTGTTGATGAATCTGGGCACCTGGATCTTACTCACCAGCACGGTGCTGTGCAGCGCGATTTTCCCCGTTCTGACCAGTGGTGTGGTGATGTTCATGGTGTATGCCCTGTCGTGGACCGGGGGTCTGGTGGGCAACCTCGGGAAACTGACCGATACGCCCCTGATGGTGACCATTGGAAATTATGCCCACTACATTTTTCCCAGCGATGCGATGTGGCGTTTTGCGAGCTATTACCTGCAAACCCCCACCATGCGCATGTTCAGGGAAGACCGGGGAGGCAATCCCTTGATCGGAAACGATCCCATCCAGAGCGGTGATCTGGTTTGGGGTTTTGTGTATCTGGCCCTGATGCTGGGTCTGGCCGTTGCAGTGTTTCAGAAGCGCGATTTGTAG